Proteins encoded together in one Salarchaeum sp. JOR-1 window:
- a CDS encoding Na+/H+ antiporter subunit E, whose product MKRWQATGVALAVLWLFVRGVQFTARNLAQEFLIGLALGLPTAYVFREFFTGRVNLVRLARTVPYAVLYIAVFLWELLTANFDVARRVVDPRLPIEPRVVTVPLRVERDIAITTIANSITLTPGTLTMDYDDDQNALYVHAMAATTDDDVLDPIRTWEDYALVIFDEELKPGDPVPERDAENGGESGGE is encoded by the coding sequence GTGAAGCGCTGGCAGGCGACCGGCGTCGCGCTCGCCGTCCTCTGGCTGTTCGTCAGGGGCGTCCAGTTCACGGCCCGGAACCTCGCCCAGGAGTTCCTCATCGGCCTCGCGCTCGGCCTCCCGACCGCGTACGTGTTCCGCGAGTTCTTCACCGGCCGCGTCAACCTCGTCCGGCTCGCGCGCACCGTCCCCTACGCCGTTCTCTACATCGCCGTGTTCCTCTGGGAACTCCTCACCGCGAACTTCGACGTGGCGCGCCGCGTCGTCGACCCCCGCCTCCCGATCGAACCGCGCGTCGTGACGGTGCCGCTGCGGGTCGAACGCGACATCGCCATCACGACCATCGCGAACAGCATCACGCTCACACCCGGCACGCTCACTATGGACTACGACGACGACCAGAACGCGCTCTACGTACACGCAATGGCCGCCACGACGGACGACGACGTCCTCGACCCCATCCGGACGTGGGAGGACTACGCGCTCGTCATCTTCGACGAGGAACTGAAACCCGGCGACCCCGTCCCCGAGCGGGACGCGGAGAACGGGGGTGAGTCCGGTGGCGAGTGA
- a CDS encoding monovalent cation/H+ antiporter complex subunit F, which yields MASEAAVPAFLDDAIQASLVVAALLTLACSYRVIQGPTVPDRVVALDTIGTNVVAIGVLFALATGRGLFVLIGLVLAIVGFVSTVTVAKYVIEGDIIQ from the coding sequence GTGGCGAGTGAGGCCGCCGTCCCCGCGTTCCTCGACGACGCGATTCAGGCGTCGCTGGTCGTCGCCGCGCTCCTCACGCTCGCCTGCAGCTATCGCGTGATTCAGGGGCCGACCGTCCCGGACCGCGTCGTCGCGCTGGACACCATCGGAACGAACGTCGTCGCAATCGGCGTCCTGTTCGCGCTCGCGACCGGCCGCGGCCTGTTCGTCCTGATCGGCCTCGTCCTGGCCATCGTCGGGTTCGTCAGCACCGTCACCGTCGCGAAGTACGTCATCGAGGGGGACATCATCCAATGA
- the mnhG gene encoding monovalent cation/H(+) antiporter subunit G: protein MNTLTAAVVAALLVVGSAFLTIGTLGLLRLPDVYNRMHATSKATTLGAASIFLAGFVYFGPSGAGLTSLVGIAFLFLTTPTGAHMISRSAQKMGVEFFGNADWPEDDD from the coding sequence ATGAACACGCTCACCGCCGCCGTCGTCGCCGCGCTGCTCGTCGTCGGAAGCGCCTTCCTCACCATCGGCACGCTCGGACTGCTCCGCCTGCCCGACGTGTACAACCGGATGCACGCGACGTCGAAGGCGACCACGCTCGGCGCGGCGTCAATCTTCCTCGCGGGCTTCGTCTACTTCGGCCCCTCGGGCGCGGGGCTCACGTCGCTCGTCGGCATCGCCTTCCTCTTCCTCACCACGCCGACCGGCGCGCACATGATCTCGCGCTCCGCGCAGAAGATGGGCGTCGAGTTCTTCGGGAACGCCGACTGGCCCGAGGACGACGACTAA
- the coaBC gene encoding bifunctional phosphopantothenoylcysteine decarboxylase/phosphopantothenate--cysteine ligase CoaBC, giving the protein MLEGVNVALGVSGSIAAVKVVELAHELRRRGASVRAVMTESAQSIVHPWAVEFATDNDVVTDITGGVEHVELCGRDGWADVFLVAPATANTVGKVASAVDDTPVTTCATTALGADVPVVVAPAMHEPMYDHPGVLDAIDRVQSWGVSFVDPRVEEGKAKIATEDAICLDVARAAGDRPLDGKRVVVTSGATSERIDPVRVLTNRASGKTGRAVARACYVRGADVTLVHDGDDAPYATVERVESAAEMLDATLDACRDADALVSAAAISDYTVDPSPEKIRSGQELTLDLEPTPKLIDELRETHPDLAIVGFKAETSGEDDAMLEQARKTLERARLSFVVANDASVMGGEDTRALLVDADEHTEFTGTKDALGLRVADELARVLDRQND; this is encoded by the coding sequence ATGCTGGAGGGAGTGAACGTCGCGCTCGGCGTCTCCGGGAGCATCGCGGCGGTGAAGGTAGTCGAGCTGGCGCACGAACTCCGCCGCCGCGGCGCGTCCGTCCGCGCCGTGATGACGGAGAGCGCGCAGTCCATCGTCCACCCGTGGGCGGTCGAGTTCGCCACCGACAACGACGTCGTCACCGATATCACGGGCGGCGTCGAGCACGTCGAACTCTGCGGTCGCGACGGCTGGGCGGACGTGTTCCTCGTCGCGCCCGCCACCGCGAACACCGTCGGGAAGGTAGCGAGCGCCGTTGACGACACGCCCGTGACCACGTGTGCGACCACCGCGCTCGGCGCGGACGTCCCCGTGGTCGTCGCGCCCGCGATGCACGAACCGATGTACGACCACCCCGGCGTGCTCGACGCCATCGACCGCGTGCAGTCCTGGGGCGTCTCCTTCGTCGACCCGCGCGTCGAGGAGGGGAAGGCGAAAATCGCGACCGAGGACGCCATCTGCCTCGATGTCGCGCGCGCCGCGGGCGACCGACCGCTCGACGGCAAACGCGTCGTCGTCACGTCGGGCGCGACGAGCGAACGCATCGACCCCGTGCGCGTGCTCACGAACCGCGCGTCCGGCAAGACCGGTCGCGCAGTCGCCCGCGCGTGCTACGTCCGCGGGGCCGACGTGACCCTCGTGCACGACGGCGACGACGCCCCCTACGCGACCGTCGAACGCGTCGAGTCCGCCGCGGAGATGCTGGACGCGACGCTCGACGCCTGCCGGGACGCCGACGCCCTCGTCTCCGCCGCCGCCATCAGCGACTACACCGTCGATCCCAGTCCCGAGAAGATTCGGAGCGGCCAGGAACTCACGCTCGACCTCGAACCCACGCCGAAACTCATCGACGAACTCCGAGAGACCCACCCCGACCTCGCCATCGTCGGGTTCAAGGCCGAGACCTCGGGCGAGGACGACGCGATGCTCGAACAGGCCCGCAAGACCCTGGAGCGCGCCCGCCTCTCCTTCGTCGTGGCGAACGACGCGAGCGTCATGGGCGGCGAGGACACCCGCGCGCTCCTCGTGGACGCCGACGAACACACCGAGTTCACGGGGACGAAGGACGCGCTCGGACTCAGAGTCGCGGACGAACTCGCGCGCGTTCTCGACCGGCAGAACGACTAA
- a CDS encoding FAD-dependent oxidoreductase produces MSETPTVGIVGGGVAGLTAATFTARAGLETTVFDAGESIFARNAHVENLPGFPAGVNPRTFLDLTREQATEAGASVVDAEVMGVDAAAAGFEVTADETYEFDFVVVSSWSDASFLDGLGLDFIEQGTKTYLDTNGQGRTGVPGLYAAGRVAGRYHQAVVSAGSGAEAALSLLEDSDVPFYHDWVAPEGYFTGRGREVPPGCEEIDEAERERRERASMERMREAFSERHPDTPTMHPSVED; encoded by the coding sequence ATGTCCGAGACACCCACCGTTGGCATTGTCGGCGGCGGCGTCGCCGGCCTCACTGCGGCGACCTTCACCGCGCGCGCCGGCCTCGAAACGACCGTGTTCGACGCGGGCGAATCCATCTTCGCGCGGAACGCGCACGTCGAGAACCTCCCCGGGTTCCCCGCGGGCGTCAACCCCCGAACCTTCCTCGACCTGACGCGCGAGCAGGCGACCGAAGCGGGCGCGAGCGTCGTGGACGCCGAAGTGATGGGCGTGGACGCGGCCGCCGCCGGCTTCGAGGTCACCGCCGACGAGACCTACGAGTTCGACTTCGTCGTCGTCTCCTCGTGGTCGGACGCGTCGTTCCTCGACGGCCTCGGCCTCGACTTCATCGAGCAGGGGACGAAGACGTACCTCGACACGAACGGCCAGGGCCGCACCGGCGTTCCCGGGCTCTACGCGGCGGGCCGGGTCGCGGGCCGCTACCATCAGGCGGTCGTCTCCGCGGGGAGCGGCGCGGAGGCCGCGCTCAGCCTCCTCGAGGACTCGGACGTGCCGTTCTACCACGACTGGGTCGCGCCCGAGGGATACTTCACCGGTCGCGGTCGCGAGGTTCCGCCGGGCTGTGAGGAGATCGACGAGGCGGAGCGCGAGCGCCGCGAGCGCGCGTCGATGGAGCGGATGCGGGAGGCGTTCAGCGAGCGCCACCCGGACACGCCGACCATGCATCCGTCTGTCGAGGACTGA
- a CDS encoding SRPBCC family protein: MNRLSVSTVVRIPPSEAYEFLLDFPGYAAYSKHLTGVDQSGDGGPGTRYRLHFSWWKLTYTVHSAVTDVEPPHRIEWAVTRDLDASGRWRIDPVETESGAGSRVTLEVEYDPASADNAVSLPAFVSLDWVVGKAATHVVEEGERVVERIVADLEGERRDVDLRVSTD, translated from the coding sequence GTGAACAGGCTCTCGGTCAGCACCGTCGTCCGCATCCCGCCGAGCGAGGCGTACGAGTTCCTCCTGGACTTCCCCGGATACGCCGCGTACTCGAAGCACCTCACAGGCGTCGACCAGTCCGGCGACGGCGGCCCCGGCACGCGGTACCGCCTCCACTTCTCGTGGTGGAAACTCACCTACACCGTCCACTCAGCGGTGACGGACGTGGAGCCGCCACACCGCATCGAGTGGGCGGTGACGAGAGACCTCGACGCGAGCGGGCGCTGGCGAATCGACCCCGTGGAGACCGAGTCGGGCGCGGGGTCGCGGGTGACGCTCGAAGTCGAGTACGACCCGGCGTCGGCGGACAACGCGGTGTCGCTCCCGGCGTTCGTCAGCCTCGACTGGGTGGTGGGGAAAGCGGCGACCCACGTCGTCGAGGAGGGCGAACGCGTCGTCGAGCGCATCGTCGCCGACCTCGAAGGGGAGCGCCGGGACGTAGACCTCCGGGTGTCGACCGACTGA
- a CDS encoding NAD(+)/NADH kinase, whose product MPGLSDVETVGVLGERADDLAAFVAEHDRDAVTGDASAVTDADLVVVDGESALYDLVRADADAPVLALGDVPGVPSARWNRRANAMTHAFVGSAGVHPAPLLSVRADGETYRALADAMVVTAEPARISEYGVHAANETVDTVRADGVTVATAAGSRGYGSAADGPVVAPGVDAVSVVPVAPFRVDQSNWVLPLPTDLTVERETADVVLLVDDREVATLDHDTTVRIDHGGTLPVVTTPETTGFFDS is encoded by the coding sequence ATGCCGGGACTCTCGGACGTGGAGACGGTGGGCGTGCTCGGCGAGCGCGCCGACGACCTCGCGGCGTTCGTCGCTGAGCACGACCGCGACGCCGTGACGGGCGACGCGAGCGCTGTAACGGACGCGGATCTCGTGGTCGTGGACGGCGAGTCAGCGCTCTACGACCTCGTGCGCGCCGACGCTGACGCGCCCGTTCTCGCGCTCGGGGACGTGCCGGGCGTCCCGTCCGCCCGCTGGAACCGGCGCGCGAACGCGATGACGCACGCGTTCGTCGGGAGCGCGGGCGTCCACCCGGCGCCGCTCCTGTCCGTTCGCGCGGACGGCGAGACGTACCGGGCGCTCGCGGACGCGATGGTCGTCACGGCCGAACCCGCGCGCATCTCCGAGTACGGCGTCCACGCGGCGAACGAGACCGTCGATACGGTGCGCGCGGACGGCGTCACGGTCGCTACGGCCGCCGGCAGCAGGGGGTACGGGAGCGCCGCTGACGGCCCCGTCGTCGCGCCCGGCGTGGACGCCGTCTCCGTCGTCCCCGTCGCGCCGTTCCGCGTCGACCAGTCGAACTGGGTGCTCCCGCTCCCGACCGACCTCACCGTCGAGCGCGAGACCGCCGACGTGGTGTTGCTCGTGGACGACCGCGAGGTCGCCACGCTCGACCACGACACGACCGTCCGCATCGACCACGGCGGCACGCTCCCCGTCGTCACCACGCCCGAGACGACCGGGTTCTTCGACTCCTGA
- a CDS encoding M28 family peptidase, which translates to MTDWIGDTFTSDAGWNHLERLVDVGDRMAGSDGEREAAEATRDALAEYTEDAWLDEFEIQGWERGRSRIEAGDTAQDCIALPRSPAGEVGGEFVDLGYGLPADFEEHDIEGKVVMVASNVPDHFDRFIHRREKYYYAVEGGAAAFVFRNHVEGCLPPTGSVGNADAPIGDIPAVGVSKEVGARLSRRFAGDDVSVSVDAETPDATSQNVHATLGPDTTEELLVTSHVDAHDIAEGAMDNGAGTAMVVELARTLAEREDELDTTVHFVAFGAEEVGLVGSEYDAEKRDHDTIRAVLNFDGVVRGRTLSFTTHGFDALADAAERVGERFDHPVTTTPELGPHSDHWPYTQWGVPGYHVMSETGDEGRGWGHTFADTLDKLDARDFREQAILLTDLAVDLASDEFAVAHASPADIASQLEDEDKAKGMKITGDWPYDG; encoded by the coding sequence ATGACCGACTGGATCGGCGACACCTTCACGTCTGACGCTGGCTGGAACCACCTCGAACGACTCGTTGACGTGGGCGACCGGATGGCCGGAAGCGACGGCGAGCGGGAGGCCGCGGAGGCGACCCGGGACGCGCTCGCGGAGTACACAGAGGACGCGTGGCTCGACGAGTTCGAGATCCAGGGCTGGGAGCGGGGGCGTTCGCGCATCGAGGCGGGCGACACCGCCCAGGACTGCATCGCGCTCCCGCGGTCGCCCGCCGGCGAGGTGGGGGGCGAGTTCGTGGATCTCGGGTACGGCCTCCCCGCGGACTTCGAAGAGCACGATATCGAGGGGAAGGTGGTGATGGTCGCGTCGAACGTCCCCGACCACTTCGACCGCTTCATCCACCGCCGCGAGAAGTACTACTACGCCGTCGAGGGCGGCGCGGCCGCGTTCGTCTTCCGGAACCACGTCGAGGGCTGTCTGCCGCCGACGGGGAGCGTCGGGAACGCGGACGCCCCTATCGGCGACATCCCCGCAGTCGGCGTGTCGAAGGAGGTCGGGGCCCGGCTCTCCCGGCGCTTCGCTGGCGACGACGTGTCCGTCTCCGTGGACGCGGAGACGCCGGACGCGACGAGTCAGAACGTGCACGCGACGCTCGGCCCCGACACGACCGAGGAACTCCTCGTCACGAGCCACGTGGACGCCCACGACATCGCGGAGGGCGCGATGGATAACGGCGCGGGCACGGCGATGGTCGTGGAGCTCGCGCGCACGCTCGCCGAGCGCGAGGACGAACTCGACACGACGGTTCACTTCGTGGCGTTCGGCGCGGAGGAGGTCGGTCTCGTCGGCTCCGAGTACGACGCCGAGAAGCGCGACCACGACACGATTCGGGCGGTGCTGAACTTCGACGGCGTCGTGCGCGGCCGCACGCTCTCCTTCACGACGCACGGGTTCGACGCGCTCGCGGACGCCGCCGAGCGGGTGGGTGAGCGGTTCGACCATCCGGTGACGACGACGCCCGAACTCGGCCCGCACTCCGACCACTGGCCGTACACGCAGTGGGGCGTCCCCGGCTACCACGTGATGAGCGAGACGGGCGACGAGGGCCGCGGGTGGGGGCACACGTTCGCGGACACCCTCGATAAGCTCGACGCCCGGGACTTCCGCGAGCAGGCCATCCTCCTCACCGACCTCGCCGTCGACCTCGCGAGCGACGAGTTCGCGGTCGCGCACGCCAGCCCCGCGGACATCGCGAGCCAGCTGGAGGACGAGGACAAGGCGAAGGGGATGAAGATCACCGGCGACTGGCCCTACGACGGGTAG
- a CDS encoding MTH865 family protein, whose protein sequence is MSDELEAELRAELKDAFENADYPVKNQMGLVPALPNGPATKFEAGDGEVSFTAMELASKLSGNADFPYDDVDSLVDDIIEGLKDDGTL, encoded by the coding sequence ATGAGTGACGAACTCGAAGCCGAACTCCGTGCGGAACTCAAGGACGCGTTCGAGAACGCCGACTACCCCGTGAAGAACCAGATGGGGCTCGTGCCCGCGCTCCCGAACGGCCCCGCGACGAAGTTCGAGGCCGGCGACGGCGAGGTCTCCTTCACCGCCATGGAACTCGCGTCCAAACTCAGCGGGAACGCCGACTTCCCCTACGACGACGTCGACAGCCTCGTCGACGACATCATCGAGGGCCTCAAGGACGACGGCACGCTGTAA
- a CDS encoding M42 family metallopeptidase: MSFDFDLLKELTEARGVPGYEDRIRTIVRRELDDHADELRTDSMGNVVATVEGSENPDYEVAVAAHMDEIGFMVRHVTDDGFLQLDALGGWDARILRAQRVTVHTDEKDVPGIIGSLAPHTQDEDEQGTNEEVHDVYVDLGLDGEDAADLVSVGDQVTLDQRTEYVGENVTGKSLDDRVCLFAMIEAAKQIDPAVTVHFAATVQEEVGLRGATALGVDLDPDLALALDVTVANDVPQVSDEADYVTTLGEGTAIKLKDGSVITNPNVHKRLRTVAETEDIDHQLEVLPAGGTDTAGFQNTHGAKPVGAVSIPTRYLHTPVEAADGDDIDATIDLVTAFLDSEDGEHDYRL; the protein is encoded by the coding sequence ATGTCGTTCGATTTCGACCTGCTGAAGGAACTCACGGAAGCCCGGGGCGTCCCCGGCTATGAAGACCGCATCCGAACCATCGTCCGCCGCGAACTCGACGACCACGCCGACGAACTGCGCACCGACTCAATGGGGAACGTCGTCGCGACCGTCGAGGGCTCGGAGAACCCCGACTACGAGGTCGCGGTCGCGGCGCACATGGACGAGATCGGGTTCATGGTGCGTCACGTCACCGACGACGGCTTCCTCCAGTTGGACGCGCTCGGCGGCTGGGACGCCCGCATCCTGCGCGCGCAGCGCGTCACCGTCCACACCGACGAGAAGGACGTCCCCGGCATCATCGGGTCGCTCGCGCCGCACACCCAGGACGAGGACGAGCAGGGGACGAACGAGGAGGTGCACGACGTGTACGTCGACCTCGGCCTGGACGGCGAGGACGCCGCCGACCTCGTCTCCGTCGGCGACCAGGTGACGCTCGACCAGCGCACCGAGTACGTCGGGGAGAACGTCACGGGGAAGAGCCTCGACGACCGCGTCTGCCTGTTCGCGATGATCGAAGCCGCGAAGCAGATCGACCCCGCCGTGACGGTGCACTTCGCCGCGACCGTCCAGGAGGAAGTCGGCCTGCGTGGCGCGACCGCGCTCGGCGTCGACCTCGACCCCGACCTCGCGCTCGCGCTCGACGTGACCGTCGCGAACGACGTGCCGCAGGTGAGCGACGAGGCCGACTACGTCACCACGCTCGGCGAGGGCACCGCGATAAAGCTCAAGGACGGCAGCGTCATCACGAACCCGAACGTCCACAAGCGCCTCCGCACCGTCGCCGAAACCGAGGACATCGACCACCAGCTCGAAGTCCTCCCCGCGGGCGGCACGGACACCGCCGGTTTCCAGAACACGCACGGCGCGAAACCCGTCGGCGCGGTGTCCATCCCCACCCGCTACCTCCACACGCCCGTCGAAGCCGCCGACGGCGACGACATCGACGCCACCATCGACCTCGTCACCGCGTTCCTCGACAGCGAGGACGGCGAACACGACTACCGACTGTAA
- the nth gene encoding endonuclease III: MGERLDSRSAQVEEVIDRLSDEYPEPEISLNFSNRLELLIAVVLSAQCTDERVNTVTAELFETYDSAEDYANVDEEELAEDINSITYYNSKAGYITNACAKIVDEHDGEVPDSMSELTDLPGVGRKTANVVLQHGHDITEGIVVDTHVQRISRRLAITEEERPEQIEDDLMDVVPREHWKNYTHWLIAHGRDTCTARNPDCADCLLEDICPSSKLDNSVDLASGEAW; the protein is encoded by the coding sequence ATGGGCGAACGTCTCGATTCTCGGAGCGCACAAGTCGAGGAGGTCATCGACCGACTCAGCGACGAGTACCCGGAACCCGAAATCTCCCTGAACTTTTCGAACCGGCTCGAACTCCTCATCGCCGTCGTGCTGTCCGCGCAGTGCACGGACGAGCGCGTGAACACGGTCACCGCCGAGTTGTTCGAGACGTACGATTCCGCGGAGGACTACGCGAACGTGGACGAGGAGGAACTCGCGGAGGACATCAACTCAATCACGTACTACAACTCGAAGGCGGGCTACATTACGAACGCCTGCGCGAAAATCGTCGACGAGCACGACGGCGAAGTGCCGGACTCGATGTCCGAACTCACCGACCTCCCCGGCGTCGGCCGGAAGACCGCGAACGTCGTGCTCCAGCACGGCCACGACATCACGGAGGGGATCGTGGTGGACACGCACGTCCAGCGCATCAGCCGCCGCCTCGCCATCACCGAGGAGGAACGCCCCGAGCAAATCGAGGACGACCTGATGGACGTAGTCCCCCGGGAACACTGGAAGAACTACACGCACTGGCTCATCGCGCACGGCCGCGACACCTGCACCGCCCGCAACCCCGACTGCGCGGACTGCCTCCTCGAAGACATCTGTCCGTCCTCGAAACTCGACAACAGCGTGGATCTCGCCAGCGGCGAGGCGTGGTGA
- a CDS encoding NAD-dependent succinate-semialdehyde dehydrogenase — protein sequence MASRGTRMESVNPATGERVETYDEHDDEDVADALAAADDAFEEWREVPIREREQLLANAADVLRENKERYAKLITREMGKPLEQARAEVEKCAWGCEYYSEHASQHLADEPRASPAGTEVFTSYEPLGTVLAVMPWNYPFWQVFRFAAPYLTAGNTGILKHASNVPGCAKAIEEVFVEAGYPADVFQTLLVGSEKVDDIIADDRVKAATLTGSGPAGRAVAETAGRHLKKTVLELGGSDPVVVLDDADLDEHIETMAQARYQNTGQSCIAGKRFIVHSDVYDEFLDAFLDEVDGYSVGDPADDDTDVGSMASEGLLEELHEQVAESVDAGATVERGGEPMEREGAFYPPTVLTDVPNGCPADEQELFGPVASVFEVADEEEAVEKANDTDFGLGASVWTEDRDRGERVARQIEAGCTYVNQLVKSDPRVPFGGIGISGYGRELASDGIREFVNRKTVWIE from the coding sequence GTGGCATCTCGTGGCACGCGTATGGAGAGCGTGAATCCAGCGACGGGAGAGCGAGTCGAGACGTACGACGAACACGACGACGAGGACGTGGCGGACGCGCTCGCCGCCGCCGACGACGCGTTCGAGGAGTGGCGGGAGGTGCCGATTCGGGAGCGCGAGCAACTGCTCGCGAACGCCGCGGACGTCCTCCGAGAGAACAAAGAGCGGTACGCGAAGCTCATCACCCGCGAGATGGGGAAACCGCTCGAGCAGGCGCGCGCGGAGGTCGAGAAGTGCGCGTGGGGCTGTGAGTACTACAGCGAGCACGCGAGCCAGCACCTCGCGGACGAACCGCGCGCGAGCCCCGCCGGCACGGAGGTGTTCACGTCCTACGAGCCGCTGGGAACGGTGCTCGCGGTGATGCCGTGGAACTACCCGTTCTGGCAGGTGTTCCGGTTCGCCGCGCCCTACCTCACCGCGGGCAACACGGGCATTCTGAAGCACGCGTCGAACGTCCCCGGGTGCGCGAAGGCCATCGAAGAGGTGTTCGTCGAGGCCGGCTATCCCGCGGACGTCTTCCAGACCCTCCTCGTCGGGTCGGAGAAAGTGGACGACATCATCGCCGACGACCGCGTGAAGGCCGCGACGCTCACCGGGAGCGGTCCCGCCGGTCGCGCCGTCGCCGAAACCGCCGGCCGCCACCTGAAGAAGACCGTGCTGGAGCTCGGCGGAAGCGACCCCGTGGTGGTGCTGGACGACGCGGACCTCGACGAACACATCGAGACGATGGCGCAGGCGCGCTACCAGAACACCGGCCAGTCCTGCATCGCGGGCAAGCGCTTCATCGTTCACTCGGACGTGTACGACGAGTTCCTCGACGCCTTCCTCGACGAGGTGGACGGCTACTCGGTCGGCGACCCCGCAGACGACGACACGGACGTGGGGTCGATGGCGAGCGAGGGCCTGCTGGAGGAACTCCACGAGCAGGTCGCGGAGTCCGTGGATGCGGGCGCGACCGTCGAACGCGGCGGCGAACCCATGGAGCGGGAGGGCGCGTTCTACCCGCCGACCGTGCTCACGGACGTGCCGAACGGCTGTCCGGCGGACGAACAGGAGTTGTTCGGGCCGGTCGCGTCCGTCTTCGAGGTCGCGGACGAAGAAGAAGCCGTGGAGAAGGCGAACGACACCGACTTCGGCCTCGGCGCGAGCGTCTGGACGGAAGACCGCGACCGCGGGGAGCGCGTCGCCCGCCAGATCGAGGCCGGCTGTACGTACGTGAATCAACTCGTGAAATCCGACCCCCGCGTCCCGTTCGGCGGCATCGGCATCTCCGGATACGGCCGCGAACTCGCGAGCGACGGCATCCGCGAGTTCGTGAACCGGAAGACGGTCTGGATTGAGTAG
- the mvaD gene encoding phosphomevalonate decarboxylase MvaD, protein MKATAKAHPIQGLVKYHGMRDHDARYPYHDSISVCTAPANTTTTVAFDDALNADEYVIGGDTVTGSGADRIESVLDEVRERAGIDTRARLVSENDFPTNIGLGSSASGFAAAAVAACEAAGLDLSHPEMSTIARRGSASAARAVTGGYSDLGGGLSDAECRSHRLDAADSLEDDVRIVIAEVPAYKETQAAHDEAEDSHMFDARRVHVEDQLAEMRDAVRAGDTERVFETAEHDSLSLAATTMTGPAGWVYWKPDTLEVFETVRELRDDGTPAWFSTDTGATVYVNTTAEHADAVEDAIAATGVDTRVWEVGGPARVLDESEALF, encoded by the coding sequence ATGAAGGCCACCGCGAAAGCCCACCCGATTCAGGGCCTCGTGAAGTACCACGGGATGCGCGACCACGACGCGCGCTACCCCTACCACGACAGCATCAGCGTCTGCACCGCGCCCGCCAACACCACCACGACCGTCGCGTTCGACGACGCCCTAAACGCGGACGAGTACGTCATCGGCGGCGACACCGTCACCGGGAGCGGGGCCGACCGCATCGAGAGCGTGCTCGACGAGGTGCGCGAGCGCGCCGGCATCGACACCCGCGCGCGGCTCGTGAGCGAGAACGACTTCCCGACGAACATCGGCCTCGGTTCCTCCGCGTCGGGGTTCGCGGCGGCCGCCGTCGCGGCCTGCGAGGCCGCGGGCCTCGACCTCAGCCACCCCGAGATGTCCACCATCGCCCGCCGCGGGTCCGCGTCGGCCGCGCGCGCCGTCACCGGCGGCTACTCCGACCTCGGCGGCGGGCTGAGCGACGCGGAGTGTCGGAGCCACCGCCTCGACGCCGCCGACAGCCTGGAGGACGACGTCCGCATCGTCATCGCGGAAGTCCCGGCGTACAAGGAGACGCAGGCCGCGCACGACGAGGCCGAGGACAGCCACATGTTCGACGCGCGCCGCGTCCACGTCGAAGACCAGCTCGCGGAGATGCGGGACGCCGTCCGCGCCGGCGACACGGAGCGCGTGTTCGAGACCGCAGAGCACGACTCGCTCTCGCTCGCCGCGACCACGATGACCGGCCCCGCCGGCTGGGTGTACTGGAAGCCCGACACCCTCGAAGTGTTCGAGACCGTGCGCGAGTTGCGAGATGACGGGACGCCCGCGTGGTTCTCGACGGACACGGGCGCGACCGTCTACGTGAACACCACCGCGGAACACGCCGACGCGGTCGAGGACGCCATCGCGGCGACGGGCGTCGACACGCGCGTCTGGGAGGTCGGCGGGCCGGCGCGCGTGCTGGACGAGAGCGAAGCGCTGTTCTAG